In Falsibacillus albus, a single window of DNA contains:
- the xseB gene encoding exodeoxyribonuclease VII small subunit, translating into MKETELTFEQAMEQLETIVQKLEEGDVPLEEAISIYQKGMELSKMCHDKLKNVEDQLTKILTGDEEKDFSLQEEE; encoded by the coding sequence ATGAAAGAAACTGAACTTACTTTTGAACAAGCGATGGAACAGTTGGAAACTATCGTGCAAAAACTCGAAGAAGGAGATGTGCCTCTTGAGGAAGCGATCTCCATTTATCAAAAAGGCATGGAGCTTTCAAAGATGTGTCATGATAAATTAAAAAATGTCGAAGATCAATTGACAAAAATTTTGACGGGTGATGAAGAAAAAGATTTCTCTCTTCAAGAGGAGGAATAA
- a CDS encoding polyprenyl synthetase family protein, with product MSAHRDVVEKEMNKKISGLAAPEIMKEAMTYSLQAGGKRLRPILLLATLSAYGEKLGKGLAAACALEMIHTYSLIHDDLPSMDNDDLRRGKPTNHKVFGEAFAILAGDALLTYSFQILAADEENTPEIKIRLVELLSKCSGAEGMVGGQAADLQGENRSLTLEELEYIHLNKTGKLLMFSVVAGAIIAGASSKELQLFEAFALHLGLAFQIQDDILDIEGDVSKIGKPIGSDTTNHKSTYPALLTMDGAKEKLKEHVAEAKKMLAQTRLDIGLLEEITDLVAQRDH from the coding sequence ATGTCGGCCCACAGAGATGTGGTCGAGAAAGAAATGAACAAAAAAATCTCGGGATTGGCGGCTCCGGAAATCATGAAAGAGGCAATGACCTATTCGCTGCAGGCGGGTGGAAAAAGGCTAAGGCCCATCCTGCTGCTTGCGACCCTCTCTGCCTATGGGGAGAAGCTCGGAAAGGGGTTAGCGGCAGCCTGCGCATTGGAGATGATCCATACATATTCCCTCATTCATGATGATCTTCCAAGCATGGACAATGATGACCTTCGCAGGGGGAAGCCGACGAATCATAAAGTATTCGGCGAAGCATTTGCCATTCTTGCCGGGGATGCATTGCTTACATATAGTTTTCAGATCCTTGCAGCCGATGAGGAAAATACACCGGAAATAAAAATCCGGCTGGTAGAACTGCTGAGCAAATGTTCGGGTGCAGAAGGGATGGTTGGAGGTCAGGCGGCAGACCTTCAAGGTGAAAATCGGTCATTGACACTCGAGGAATTGGAGTATATCCATTTAAATAAAACGGGTAAACTGCTCATGTTCAGTGTGGTGGCTGGTGCCATCATAGCAGGCGCAAGCAGCAAGGAGCTCCAATTATTTGAAGCGTTTGCGCTGCATCTTGGACTGGCTTTTCAAATACAGGATGACATTTTGGACATAGAAGGAGACGTATCTAAAATCGGCAAACCGATTGGGAGCGATACAACGAATCATAAGAGCACCTACCCTGCATTGCTGACCATGGATGGAGCTAAGGAAAAGCTGAAAGAACACGTGGCAGAAGCAAAGAAAATGCTGGCTCAAACACGATTGGATATCGGATTATTGGAGGAAATCACCGATTTGGTCGCGCAAAGGGATCATTAA